Part of the Bacillus cereus group sp. RP43 genome is shown below.
GTACAAAGCTTTGTAACCTTCTCCAGTTAACTCCAATTGTTTCATTAATAACCGACCGATACCCTCTGCAAGTCCTACACCAACTGCAATTCCGATTACAAGAGATGCGGCACCTAATACGATTGTTTCGATAAACATAAGTAAGGTAACTTTATGCTTTTTTGCTCCTAACATCATGTACATGCCAAACTCTTTTTGGCGAAGAGATAATAAGAAAGAGTTTGCATATAAAATATAAAAAAATGTTACAATTGCTAATAAAAAGGAACCAATGTGGAATATATATACAATAGGACCCACATGTGCATTAGATTCAAGGAACCCTTTATTTAGTGCTAGCGTTTGAAACATATAGAAAATTGAAATAGATACAATAAGACCAACCAGTAAGACAATATAATCTTGTAATTTACTTTTTAACCCTGACATGGAAAGTTTAAATAACATGCCCAAACCCCTTTTCTTACGCTTTTTGTGTGCCTAAATCTGCAAGTACGTCTAAAATTTCTTTATAGAACTCTTCACGTATACCACCGCGATGAATTTCTTTATATAGCTCACCATCTTGAATGAATAAAATACGCTGACAGTAACTTGCACTGTACGGATCATGTGTAACCATCATAATAGATACACCTTGCTCTTGATTTAAGTTTGTCATGGCATCAAGTAAACTGGTTGCATTTTTAGAATCAAGAGCTCCTGTTGGCTCGTCTCCTAATATAATTGCTGGTTCATGAACTAACGCACGTGCCGCTGCTGAACGTTGCTTTTGTCCACCAGATACTTCAGATGGATACTTTTGAAGGATTGCTGAAATTCCTAACATATCAGCTACCTTTTCTACTTTCGGCCCAATATTTCGTGATGGAACACCTTGAAGGGAAAGTGGAAGTGCAATGTTTTCATAAATAGATAAGTTCTCTAATAAGTTAAAATCTTGGAAAATGAACCCTAATTTTTGTGAACGGAAATCTGAAAGCTCAC
Proteins encoded:
- a CDS encoding ABC transporter ATP-binding protein, with the translated sequence MTKPVVDVKNVQKVYGKKGENQSHALKGVSFSIQEGEFVGIMGPSGSGKTTLLNVISTLDKATGGVIEIAGTDITKMKQGELSDFRSQKLGFIFQDFNLLENLSIYENIALPLSLQGVPSRNIGPKVEKVADMLGISAILQKYPSEVSGGQKQRSAAARALVHEPAIILGDEPTGALDSKNATSLLDAMTNLNQEQGVSIMMVTHDPYSASYCQRILFIQDGELYKEIHRGGIREEFYKEILDVLADLGTQKA